The following proteins are co-located in the Chitinophagales bacterium genome:
- a CDS encoding ThiF family adenylyltransferase, giving the protein MAPLLFSSTLTPFEGEIENKKLNDSIAELSSSLHKSLKKLIWDDNHIAICVKIPVELPPLGNAGNIDIRPNEPVIIAFDKNNYPSKAPKVFPDRTNFPKNQLAHLYVAKKNRPPGFCLIRGNIDEWFANKQIKDLLTRTSNWLRDAACGELTEDSQQFEPIRLEGYRGEVIYPYDKLHSIVEQNLSFKDKSNFAVIFFENIANDDDPPSFKLLWLVNNTEYSTALTLYVESIKKLLEQKTFKVKKYQIGYLIWSNDNREFSNYDTNLPSDWNTLKAFCDGYSIDISGLEEFIAESVNFFHEIPVITAIRRTKPIIGFSGKLEFINYYIELSDDDKTGKAINNIPVFFQSHSEPLTSEKAALISGTPIHLHNASVVGCGALGSKVIMHFIRNGVKDLTIFDNDYLSPHNLVRHALLPEYEGMNKATALRNAAKSMFRNEDFPILAIPTSPTFAVNSLEVVLKNGEWLLDFTASENFFNSLVSEHGGEDGIRICSGSISDHGKLGVLYVEGKSRNPRIDDLKLMSYAQYKKVPLISDWLRRESVDNNGNLNLHVGVGCNSETIVLSDDIISTHASYFSQVIKKESQQAQSELGRIFICSVNSDQSISIGTSAIEIQPMLILPCVNDSSWQVRMSQHVLVEMKKEMGLAMPHETGGVFIGSANYKTKTLHVVDLIKAPPDSSANPVCFFRGVQGLSEEIESITNQTGNQLGYIGEWHTHPFGPNGMSGVDRATAKAFKKEFSSLTTPLPVFLTILTPSGILPFVF; this is encoded by the coding sequence ATGGCTCCATTACTTTTTAGTTCAACACTCACTCCATTCGAAGGGGAGATTGAGAATAAGAAACTCAATGATTCAATAGCTGAATTAAGTTCTTCTCTCCATAAGAGTCTGAAAAAACTGATATGGGATGATAATCACATTGCTATTTGTGTCAAAATTCCAGTTGAACTCCCGCCTCTTGGCAACGCTGGTAATATTGATATTCGCCCAAATGAGCCAGTAATAATTGCTTTTGATAAAAACAATTATCCTTCTAAAGCTCCAAAAGTTTTTCCTGATCGTACCAATTTTCCTAAAAACCAACTCGCTCACCTATATGTAGCCAAGAAAAATCGACCTCCCGGATTTTGCCTTATCAGAGGCAATATCGATGAATGGTTTGCAAATAAGCAAATAAAAGATTTGCTAACACGAACCAGTAATTGGTTGCGTGATGCTGCCTGTGGGGAATTAACCGAGGATTCACAACAATTTGAACCGATACGATTAGAGGGATACCGAGGTGAAGTAATCTATCCCTACGATAAACTGCATTCCATTGTTGAACAAAATCTATCTTTTAAGGATAAATCGAATTTTGCAGTCATCTTCTTTGAAAACATTGCGAACGATGATGACCCTCCTTCTTTCAAACTACTATGGTTAGTTAACAATACTGAGTATAGTACTGCTTTGACATTATATGTTGAATCTATAAAAAAATTGCTTGAACAAAAAACTTTCAAGGTAAAGAAGTATCAGATTGGGTATTTGATCTGGTCAAATGATAATAGAGAATTTTCAAATTATGACACGAACCTACCAAGTGACTGGAATACTTTGAAAGCGTTTTGTGACGGTTATTCCATAGACATTTCCGGGCTTGAAGAATTCATTGCTGAATCGGTAAATTTTTTTCATGAGATTCCCGTAATTACAGCAATAAGAAGAACCAAACCAATAATTGGTTTTTCAGGAAAACTTGAATTTATCAACTACTACATTGAACTTTCTGATGATGATAAAACGGGAAAAGCAATCAATAATATTCCTGTGTTTTTTCAATCCCATAGTGAGCCCCTAACCTCAGAGAAAGCTGCACTTATTTCGGGAACACCAATTCATCTACACAATGCATCAGTGGTGGGTTGCGGTGCACTTGGTTCTAAAGTAATTATGCATTTTATTAGAAATGGGGTAAAGGATTTGACAATTTTTGATAACGATTATTTATCTCCACACAATCTGGTTAGACATGCGTTACTTCCTGAGTATGAAGGGATGAATAAAGCTACGGCATTGCGGAACGCGGCCAAATCCATGTTTCGAAATGAAGATTTTCCGATTTTAGCCATCCCTACCTCACCAACATTTGCAGTTAATTCTTTAGAGGTAGTATTGAAGAATGGAGAATGGTTATTAGATTTTACCGCATCAGAAAACTTCTTTAATAGTTTAGTTTCCGAACATGGAGGCGAAGACGGCATTCGAATTTGTAGCGGATCAATTTCAGATCATGGTAAATTAGGTGTGCTGTATGTCGAAGGAAAGAGTCGTAATCCTAGAATTGATGATCTCAAACTAATGTCGTATGCACAATATAAGAAGGTACCATTAATTTCTGATTGGCTGAGAAGGGAAAGTGTTGATAATAATGGTAACCTTAATTTACATGTAGGTGTTGGTTGTAACTCGGAAACAATAGTTCTTTCGGATGATATAATTAGCACCCATGCTTCTTACTTCTCTCAGGTAATAAAAAAAGAAAGCCAGCAAGCACAATCGGAACTAGGGAGAATTTTTATCTGTAGTGTTAATTCAGATCAAAGTATTTCTATTGGAACATCAGCAATAGAAATCCAACCAATGTTAATTCTCCCATGCGTCAATGATTCTTCGTGGCAAGTCAGGATGAGTCAACATGTATTAGTGGAAATGAAAAAAGAAATGGGTTTAGCCATGCCACACGAAACTGGAGGGGTATTTATTGGTTCAGCTAACTATAAAACCAAAACGTTACACGTAGTTGATCTGATAAAGGCTCCACCAGATAGCTCAGCCAATCCAGTGTGTTTTTTTCGTGGAGTGCAAGGGTTGTCGGAGGAGATTGAATCAATAACTAATCAGACAGGCAATCAACTTGGTTATATTGGAGAATGGCATACGCATCCATTTGGACCAAATGGCATGAGCGGAGTAGATAGAGCTACGGCTAAAGCATTCAAAAAGGAATTTTCGTCATTAACAACACCTCTCCCTGTTTTCTTAACTATCTTAACCCCAAGTGGTATTTTGCCTTTTGTATTCTAA
- a CDS encoding T9SS type A sorting domain-containing protein, with translation MRAKKFLPATLILPMLISVLLLQDLPAQGQTFGMKLSNRRDVKPDWFGIGSQNTTRDGMYIDHPSLLDKAPTMNPEVIRFPSGGNANWWDWKTGWFVDDPNVPPHNPNQAPVYNTLENFKVLIDATGATPLFVLNMISSTLAYQLEMLHYADSIGLEVKYLELGNEFYLAEEEDSTYIYSIFPDAKVYGTVASLWIDSIHAHFPNAEVAAQGAFNRNNQPRRVQWDDDLLTTLDGEDAISFHQYYNGSGTEASGEGDGKYTMADVPEFLYRPFKAWNIMATEDLPLVRPGREVWITEFNLQDFNYPVHGSWGQSLFVTTQALHYLESEKITNVNFHTICGTAGYGGYFTDTKGFKFKSEGSFQEPPNPPTTTPWNLTAAGNAVKIVSEAVNGMKYASQLTFEGVPTIGLVDKGDSVYYPALYGWEFSNNTSSSAILVNLSGNDIKINTADVFKNGGSYKRISASPVSYIAKTNDVTIKTGTVTATFTLPAYSITKITSSNYAPPAPPVAAITTNGSTTFCEGDSLSLSGGDGHLAYLWSTGATTKQIWAKNSGDYWVRVWDDAAGYWASDTVTVSVNPSPDQPTIKNTGKDAFCAGSSTELKPKKIEDNATYIWSTGATGTSLTVTAAGNYTVKVINQQGCAAISPAIQISVYPLPQTNITPSGPLVFCDGGSVVLDAGAGFKTYKWSTGKYGQTLTASASGSYSVTITDYNNCENTTNAINVNELPLPSATVSVFGPTAFCDGKSPTYLTAPSGYPSYQWLKGGSNIAGATTKKYYPVSNGTYKVTVKDNNNCTNQSDGTVITVLKKPKAQITVGGPTNICEGETCVLTANIGSGFTYQWMLNSAGIPGATQISYTVTQPGVYKCKVTDANGCNANTKEITVTSNCKESGSDAITSAKDATVQIFPNPANSFIHIDAAFSGMADAATISISNLLGEEVYASRQQLDGMQLSADIELAGRFTNGIYLVTVSSGEQVVMSKFVITGKR, from the coding sequence ATGAGAGCAAAAAAATTTTTACCCGCTACGTTAATTTTACCGATGCTGATATCGGTTCTTTTGCTGCAGGATCTGCCTGCACAGGGGCAAACCTTCGGAATGAAATTATCGAACAGAAGGGATGTTAAGCCTGACTGGTTTGGTATCGGCAGTCAGAATACCACACGCGATGGTATGTACATCGACCATCCGAGCCTGCTCGACAAAGCACCAACGATGAATCCGGAAGTCATCCGTTTTCCATCCGGTGGTAATGCTAACTGGTGGGATTGGAAAACCGGTTGGTTTGTGGATGACCCGAATGTACCGCCTCATAATCCCAATCAGGCACCGGTGTATAATACACTTGAAAATTTTAAGGTGTTGATTGATGCAACCGGAGCCACTCCTTTGTTTGTGCTGAATATGATCAGCTCAACGCTTGCTTATCAGCTGGAAATGCTGCACTATGCTGATTCCATCGGTCTCGAGGTGAAATATCTTGAATTAGGTAATGAATTCTACCTGGCAGAAGAAGAAGACTCTACTTACATCTATTCCATTTTCCCGGATGCAAAAGTGTACGGCACCGTAGCATCACTCTGGATTGATTCCATCCATGCACATTTTCCCAATGCGGAAGTGGCGGCACAGGGCGCCTTTAACCGTAATAATCAACCGCGCAGAGTACAATGGGATGATGATTTACTGACGACGCTGGATGGTGAAGATGCCATCTCTTTTCATCAGTATTATAATGGTTCGGGTACTGAAGCTTCCGGGGAAGGTGATGGAAAGTATACGATGGCTGATGTACCGGAATTCCTCTATCGCCCGTTTAAAGCATGGAATATTATGGCTACGGAAGACCTGCCTTTGGTTCGGCCGGGAAGAGAAGTTTGGATAACGGAATTCAACCTGCAGGACTTCAATTATCCGGTTCACGGATCCTGGGGCCAGTCATTATTTGTTACAACGCAGGCCCTGCATTACCTGGAAAGTGAGAAGATCACGAACGTGAATTTTCATACCATCTGTGGCACTGCCGGGTATGGTGGCTATTTCACGGACACGAAAGGATTTAAGTTCAAGAGCGAAGGTAGTTTCCAGGAACCACCCAATCCTCCTACTACAACACCCTGGAACCTGACGGCTGCTGGCAATGCTGTCAAGATTGTGAGCGAAGCGGTTAATGGAATGAAGTATGCTTCGCAGCTGACTTTTGAAGGTGTTCCCACTATCGGACTCGTGGATAAGGGTGACTCTGTATACTATCCTGCTTTGTACGGATGGGAGTTTTCCAACAATACCAGCTCTTCTGCCATTTTGGTGAACCTTTCCGGCAACGACATCAAGATCAATACTGCCGATGTTTTCAAAAATGGTGGAAGCTATAAACGCATCTCCGCAAGTCCAGTCAGTTATATAGCCAAGACCAACGACGTGACTATCAAAACCGGCACCGTAACAGCTACATTTACATTGCCGGCCTATAGCATTACAAAAATTACTTCCTCCAACTACGCACCGCCCGCGCCACCAGTAGCTGCAATTACCACTAATGGTAGCACTACTTTTTGCGAAGGCGACAGCCTGAGCCTGAGCGGCGGCGATGGGCACCTGGCCTATCTCTGGTCAACAGGAGCAACAACCAAACAGATCTGGGCAAAGAACTCCGGTGATTATTGGGTGCGTGTATGGGATGATGCGGCAGGATACTGGGCGTCTGATACAGTGACTGTTTCAGTTAATCCATCACCGGATCAGCCTACCATCAAAAATACCGGGAAGGATGCTTTTTGTGCAGGATCGAGTACGGAGCTGAAACCGAAAAAGATTGAAGACAATGCAACCTATATCTGGTCAACCGGTGCAACCGGCACTTCATTAACCGTTACTGCTGCGGGCAACTATACTGTTAAAGTGATCAATCAGCAAGGATGCGCCGCTATCTCACCGGCGATACAAATTTCAGTGTATCCGCTACCGCAAACAAACATAACACCTTCCGGCCCGCTTGTATTTTGTGATGGAGGCAGTGTAGTACTCGATGCCGGTGCAGGATTTAAAACCTATAAATGGTCTACGGGTAAGTATGGACAAACCCTTACTGCATCAGCTTCCGGCAGCTATAGTGTAACCATCACCGATTATAATAACTGTGAGAATACCACGAATGCCATTAATGTCAATGAACTGCCACTGCCATCAGCCACTGTCTCGGTGTTTGGGCCAACGGCTTTCTGCGACGGCAAATCACCTACGTATCTCACCGCACCTTCGGGTTATCCTTCTTACCAATGGCTAAAAGGCGGATCGAACATCGCCGGCGCCACAACAAAAAAATATTACCCGGTCAGCAACGGCACATACAAGGTGACGGTGAAAGACAATAACAACTGTACCAACCAGTCTGACGGTACAGTGATTACCGTGCTGAAAAAACCGAAAGCGCAGATTACCGTCGGCGGCCCAACCAATATCTGCGAAGGCGAAACCTGTGTGCTGACCGCAAACATAGGAAGCGGATTTACGTATCAGTGGATGCTGAATTCGGCAGGCATTCCCGGTGCAACGCAAATATCTTATACCGTAACACAGCCCGGCGTTTATAAATGCAAGGTTACCGATGCCAACGGTTGTAATGCAAATACCAAAGAGATAACTGTCACCAGCAATTGTAAAGAATCAGGATCTGATGCGATCACATCCGCCAAAGATGCAACCGTGCAAATCTTCCCCAACCCTGCCAACAGCTTCATTCATATTGATGCAGCTTTTTCAGGAATGGCTGATGCGGCAACAATCAGCATCAGTAATTTACTGGGTGAGGAAGTTTATGCATCCAGGCAACAGCTTGACGGCATGCAGCTGTCGGCAGATATTGAATTGGCCGGACGGTTCACGAATGGTATCTATCTCGTCACCGTAAGCAGCGGTGAACAGGTGGTGATGTCAAAATTTGTTATCACAGGAAAACGGTAA
- a CDS encoding AAA family ATPase, whose amino-acid sequence MPKNSAAVNYKFRDLKVFGPADPLAESKRRYQQVLEESGTTYIYAELSLFNKRFDEEDWNVKVNLKAYHASGKEICDLKVERIVKADENIIYFREGWGNPSPGSFWKKEQYYWEAWVDGVLVGSRKFYIINGGKVTNNSNPYLGIESVRLYEGPNTGLPLAERRYLSKFNKDETRFVWAELVLKNLMPDVNWPCEMKFDFYNDARQLKGECIEFFFMNPDSDGLFTLTTGWGSDMKGTWYPGSFTLEIIFMDHLIGVVPFAVGDEAEEGEVAILNTPQYKLPAQQQSSETQETLNDALRELDSLIGLSAIKTKIHEYLQYLEFTRLRAEKGLADGDKLNLHAVFTGNPGTGKTTVARLLSRIYARMGLLSKGHLVEVDRADLVAEYIGQTAPRTKEVINRARGGMLFIDEAYALARKADDNRDFGKEVIEILLKELSDGKGDIAIIVAGYPEEMNTFLDSNPGLKSRFSRVFEFPDYLPQELDAIAAYAAAERNLIFTPEAKAYLSQKLVEAYRNRDRTFGNARLVNGWMDEAKMNMGLRVMRHHDPRSLNKESFTTLEKEDILRIFAAGEKELPDIPIDEYLLKDALQELNGLVGMGLIKTEINEMVKLVRFYREEGKDVLNRFSLHSIFIGNPGTGKTTVARIIARIYKALGLLERGHLVEVDKQGLVAGYVGQTAIKTAQVVDSAKGGVLFIDEAYALGSKTAGDFGQEAVETLLKRMEDLRGRLVVIVAGYTDNMMQFLDSNPGLKSRFDKTFTFDDYTPAELFAIALSMLKAENLVASEDAALHLQKYLQLLYDTRDRYFGNGRSVRKIIEETVKNRDLRLAAIPKDQRTPELLGKIIAADVEEFVLTAQSSDARKRIGFNLSGKS is encoded by the coding sequence ATGCCGAAAAATTCTGCTGCTGTAAATTATAAATTCCGCGACCTGAAAGTATTCGGACCGGCAGATCCGCTGGCGGAAAGCAAACGCAGGTATCAGCAGGTGCTGGAGGAGTCAGGCACCACCTACATTTATGCAGAACTTTCTTTGTTCAATAAGCGGTTTGACGAGGAAGACTGGAATGTGAAGGTGAACCTCAAAGCCTATCATGCCAGCGGTAAGGAAATCTGTGATCTCAAGGTAGAGCGCATCGTTAAAGCGGATGAAAACATCATCTATTTCCGGGAAGGATGGGGCAATCCTTCACCCGGCTCATTCTGGAAAAAAGAACAGTACTATTGGGAAGCATGGGTGGATGGCGTGCTCGTCGGTTCCAGGAAATTTTATATCATCAATGGCGGAAAAGTCACTAATAACAGTAATCCGTACCTGGGAATCGAATCGGTCAGGTTATATGAAGGACCGAATACCGGATTGCCCCTGGCGGAACGAAGGTATCTTTCAAAGTTCAATAAGGATGAAACCCGTTTCGTTTGGGCTGAGCTGGTTCTGAAGAACCTGATGCCGGATGTTAACTGGCCCTGCGAAATGAAGTTTGATTTCTACAACGATGCACGGCAGCTTAAGGGAGAATGTATTGAATTCTTTTTCATGAATCCTGACAGTGACGGGCTTTTTACGCTCACGACTGGCTGGGGCTCAGATATGAAAGGCACGTGGTATCCCGGCAGCTTTACACTGGAAATAATTTTCATGGATCACCTTATCGGCGTCGTGCCTTTTGCGGTGGGTGATGAGGCAGAAGAAGGGGAGGTGGCCATCCTCAATACACCGCAGTACAAACTCCCTGCACAGCAACAATCTTCGGAGACGCAGGAAACACTGAACGATGCATTACGCGAGCTCGACAGCCTGATTGGCCTTTCTGCAATCAAAACAAAAATTCATGAATATCTCCAATACCTGGAATTTACCAGGCTGCGTGCGGAAAAAGGGCTGGCAGATGGCGACAAACTCAACCTGCATGCTGTCTTCACCGGCAATCCCGGCACCGGAAAAACTACGGTGGCCCGCCTGCTGAGCCGCATCTATGCAAGGATGGGTTTGCTCAGCAAAGGACATTTGGTGGAGGTGGATCGAGCTGATCTGGTGGCAGAATATATCGGTCAGACAGCACCGCGTACGAAAGAGGTGATTAACAGGGCACGCGGCGGTATGCTGTTTATCGACGAGGCCTATGCCCTGGCCCGGAAGGCAGATGACAACAGGGATTTCGGTAAGGAAGTAATCGAGATACTGCTTAAAGAACTCAGCGACGGGAAAGGAGATATTGCCATTATCGTGGCGGGCTACCCTGAGGAGATGAATACATTTCTCGACTCCAACCCTGGACTGAAATCAAGGTTCAGCCGCGTGTTTGAGTTTCCCGACTACCTGCCGCAGGAGCTGGATGCCATTGCGGCGTATGCAGCCGCCGAACGCAACCTTATTTTCACGCCGGAGGCAAAAGCTTACCTGTCGCAAAAACTGGTGGAAGCCTACCGCAACCGCGACCGCACCTTCGGTAATGCACGGCTGGTAAACGGATGGATGGATGAAGCAAAGATGAACATGGGGTTGCGTGTCATGCGCCATCACGACCCGCGGTCACTCAACAAGGAAAGTTTCACCACACTTGAAAAGGAAGACATCCTGCGGATATTCGCTGCGGGTGAAAAGGAATTACCGGATATTCCCATAGATGAATACCTGCTGAAGGATGCATTGCAGGAACTGAATGGCCTCGTAGGTATGGGCCTTATCAAAACGGAGATCAATGAAATGGTGAAGCTCGTGCGTTTCTACCGCGAAGAAGGTAAGGATGTGCTGAACCGGTTTTCTCTGCACAGCATTTTTATTGGTAATCCCGGAACCGGCAAGACCACGGTTGCCAGGATCATTGCTCGCATCTACAAAGCACTTGGCCTGCTCGAGAGAGGACACCTGGTAGAAGTGGATAAGCAGGGACTGGTAGCAGGTTACGTAGGGCAAACAGCCATCAAAACCGCACAGGTTGTGGACAGCGCTAAGGGAGGCGTGCTTTTTATCGATGAGGCTTATGCGCTGGGCTCAAAAACAGCAGGTGATTTTGGCCAGGAAGCGGTTGAAACACTGCTCAAGCGGATGGAAGATCTGCGGGGCCGGCTTGTGGTCATCGTTGCCGGTTATACTGATAATATGATGCAGTTCCTCGATTCAAATCCGGGGCTTAAATCAAGATTTGATAAAACATTTACGTTCGACGATTATACACCGGCGGAGTTATTTGCGATCGCCCTGAGCATGCTGAAAGCCGAGAACCTTGTCGCCAGCGAAGATGCCGCCCTGCACCTGCAGAAATATTTGCAGCTGCTTTATGATACACGCGACCGGTATTTTGGCAACGGCCGCAGTGTGCGGAAGATCATAGAAGAAACGGTGAAAAACCGCGACCTGCGTCTTGCCGCTATTCCGAAAGATCAGCGCACGCCGGAGCTCCTGGGAAAAATTATCGCTGCCGATGTTGAAGAATTTGTGCTAACAGCACAAAGTTCAGATGCGCGCAAACGAATCGGTTTCAACCTGAGCGGAAAAAGTTGA